From Podospora bellae-mahoneyi strain CBS 112042 chromosome 3, whole genome shotgun sequence, the proteins below share one genomic window:
- a CDS encoding hypothetical protein (EggNog:ENOG503PNHP; COG:S) — translation MALNLLSLVPILGYAFALPQSQPPASPNIQNLAMWGTGCPLGAAGLMSRVRNGTPIFSFSKWGLVLPNVDDPESETTASKFCTEEITLNNGPVGFQLRIETVTVGGWAELEEGSKLVVEAETKLGDVGQTTSVTSADLKGNDLEVSLDILPFVYSACVDESGTVPKIVIKTTVSLVGRSALMGQSPRE, via the exons ATGGCGCTCAACTTGTTGTCGCTTGTCCCCATCTTGGGGTATGCCTTTGCCCTACCACAATCCCAACCGCCGGCCTCGCCCAACATCCAAAACCTGGCCATGTGGGGCACTGGCTGCCCCCTTGGGGCCGCCGGTCTCATGTCCAGGGTTCGCAATGGAACTCCCATCTTCAGCTTCTCAAAATGGGGTCTCGTGCTGCCTAACGTGGATGACCCTGAGAGCGAGACCACAGCGTCCAAGTTCTGCACCGAGGAGATAACGCTGAACAATGGACCCGTCGGCTTCCAGCTTCGCATCGAGACGGTGACTGTCGGTGGATGGGCCGAGCTAGAGGAGGGGAGTAAGCTGGTGGTTGAGGCCGAAACCAAGCTAGGCGACGTT GGACAAACAACCAGCGTCACCAGCGCAGACCTCAAGGGCAATGACTTGGAGGTGTCTTTGGATATTCTACCCTTTGTCTACTCTGCCTGCGTTGACGAGAGTGGCACCGTGCCCAAGATTGTTATCAAGACCACCGTCAGTCTTGTCGGGAGAAGCGCGCTGATGGGACAATCTCCAAGGGAGTAG